The Mangifera indica cultivar Alphonso chromosome 19, CATAS_Mindica_2.1, whole genome shotgun sequence nucleotide sequence GAAGCAGAGGAGGTCGCGGAGGCAGGTGCCAGGGTCTTGGAAAAAGTAAAATTCAGTAGAATTTCGCACCCACCCCTTCTACGGAGGACGGAATCCATATTCGTCGGTAAGGAGTACGAACACTTTGACTCAAGAGAGTCAAATTTCCAGGAAATTATGGATGCATTGAAAGATTCTACTGTTAATATGATTGGAGTGCACGGGATGGGTGGTGTGGGTAAAACCACACTGGTCAAAAAAGTTGCTTGGAAGGCTAAGGAAGATAAGTTATTTGATGAGGTGGTGATTACTGAGGTAACACAAACTCCCgatcttaaaaaaattcaagccGACATTGCTGGTCAATTGGGCATGATATTTAGGGACCAGGACAGTCCATTTGGAAGAGCTGATCAATTACGTCAGGGGTTGAAGAAGTCCAAGAGAATCCTTGTAATAGTAGATAATATCTGGAAGAAGCTTGACCTGATGGATGTTGGAATTCCTTTAAGCTATGATAATAAAGGTAGCATGACGGAACACAGGAAAGAAAGCAATGATGAGCAAGAGCGGTGCGCAATATTGTTAACAGCTAGAACGTTAGCTGTcttaaatcaaatgaaaactCAAAAGAATATATCGGTTGAGCCTTTAGCTACTAATGATGCAAGGAGTTTGTTTGGGAAAATTGTTGGTGATTTATCAGAAAAACACAGTATAGCAGCGGAAATAGTAGAAAAATGTGCAGGGTTACCACTTGCGATTACAACAATTGCAAATGCTTTGAAAGGAAAAAGTGATTATGTCTGGAAGGATGCCCTGCATCAGTTAAAAAGTTGTAATCATAGATGCGTTCCAGAAATGGATAACACTTTATACTCAACTATTGAATTGAGTTACAAATTGTTGAACAGTGAAGAAGCCAAACGGATACTTCTACTTTGTGCTCTATATAATGATACCCATGTCGCTCACTTCTTGTTAAGAGGTATGGGGTTGGGTTTGTTTGAAAATGTTTACTCAGTTAATGATGGAAGGAATAGAATAAAGTCATTGATTGATTATCTCCGAGATTCGTGTTTGTTGTTGAAAGGTAACGATAATGAGATGGTCAAAATGCATGATGTCGTTCATACTGTTGTTGTATCAATTGCCAAAGagaaatatatgtttgatattCGAGATGTCGAGGGCATTAAAGAGGTGTTGATGAACAGAATGTACAAAGATTCGATTGCAATTTCTCTGTCTAATAGAGACATTCATGAGCTTCCTGAAAGGGTAGAGTGTCCAAAACTTAAGTTATTTACTTACCATATTAAAAAAGATCTTGTTTACGAATCCTAGACCACTTTTTCGAAGGAATGAAAGAACTCAAAGTACTAGAATTGGGAGGAGTTCATTTATTACTGCCACCACCATCATTTGTTTGCCTAACAAACCTTAAAAGATTGTGCCTAGAGAGTTGCTCTTTAGGAGATATAACAATGTTGGGCGAGCTAAGGAAATTAGAGACTCTTGAATTTCTAAGTTGTGATTTTGAACAGTTGCCAGAAAGATTTAAACAACTGACGGGACTTAAGTTATTACAATTGTGCAATTGTCCAAAGCTTAAAGTAATCTCACCAAATGTCATAGCCAGCTTGTATCGATTAGAAgagctatatataattaatagcTTTGATCGATGGGAAGTTGAAGGACAAAATAATGCCAGTCTTGCAGAGTTGAAGGAATTGCCTCAATTGAACACTTTATGCATACATATTCCGACTGTGCAGATGATACAACAAGACTTTATTCCAGTGAACTTAGAAAAGTATAAAGTACATATTGGAGATGTATGGGACTGGTCTTATGAATATGAAACCTCGAGAACTTTGAGGCTAAAGTTCAATGGAAGCAGTCATATGAGGTATGGGATCGAAATTTTGATGGAGAAAGCAAAATATCTCTATCTAGATCAGCTGGATGGTGTTAAGGATATACTTTGGGAACTTGACAGAGAAGGTTTCCCAGAATTAAAGCATCTCTCTGTACGAAATGGTTctgaaattttgtatattgtCAACTCGATGGAGTGCATTCATTCTGATGATGCCTTTCCAATCTTAGAATCAATGTTTCTTATTAATCTAGGTCATATGGAGAAGATATGTTGCGGCCTAGGTAGTGAAAAATCTTTCAGCCaattaagaatattaaaagTAGCTGATTGTGACAATTTGAGGTATCTCTTCTCATCCTCCATGGCCAAAAACATACTGCTGCTTGAAGAAATCGATGTAACTAATTGCAAGATGCTAAAGGAGATTTTTGGTGAAGACAGTGAACACCATGCTGATGAAAACAAAAAGGTTTGTAAGATTGAGTTTAAACAATTGCACTCAGTGGTACTACAAGGCCTACCGCAGCTCATAAGATTTGGCTTGGAGGTATGTAtctctttgctttttttttttttttccatttattttcttttaatatataagttgTTTATGGAGGAATAATATTTGTGTCTACAGGTTGTGTTACCAAGATTGGAGAACTTGAAACTGTCCTCCATTAAGATTGAGAACATATGGGTTAATCTACTCCAAGCAACGTCTTCCTATATTCAGTGCTTAAAAAGCTTAACAGTGGAAGAGTGTAACGGTTTGAAGTTTCTGTTTTCATCTTCTATGGTCAAAAGTTTTGTGCAACTCCAAAGGCTTGTGATATGCAACTGCAAGTCAATGGAAGCAGTGATATTTGAGTCAGGAGAATTAGAAGGAGCAGATAAGatgattcaattgaattttcCTAAACTATTCTACTTGAAGCTACAAGGGCTTCCAAAACTCACAAGATTTGGCATTGAAAATCTAGTTCAATTCCCTACCTTGACTGAACTTCACATGGAGGGTTGCTCTAGTTTAAAGGCATTCTTCCCCAATTCTTCTAGTGTAGAAGTAAGCTTGGAGAACATTCTTACTACTAATATAGAGCCCCTATTTGATGACAAGGTGAATTAATTTCCTATTGAAATTTTCGTGGCCTTTCAATGTCAAACTTTTAACATTCTTTATAGCTATTATTGTGACCATTATATGCATTTAATTACCATTACTTGtcttaaaactataattataattatcattatcaatataattattattagattcGTTGCCCTTTTTGTAGGCTGATTTGCCAGGCTTGGAGAAGCTGATACTCTTACACATGGATAACTTACAGTTGATCTGGCACAATCAACTCCGTGGAGACTCCTTTTGCAAATTAAAAGAAGTGAGAGTTGAACTCTGTAAAAATTTGGTGACTATTGTTCCATCTAGTAGTACTCAAGGACTTCTTACCTTTCAGAATCTAGAAACCTTAACTGTTGAAAACTGTTGGAATATAAAAAGTGTGTTTCCAGTTTCCATAGCTACTAGTCTTTTGCAACTCAAACAACTCACGCTATGCTTTTgcggtttggaggaaattgttgGCAAACAGGAAGTAGATGGGACTCCAAGATTTTTGTTTCCTCAATTAACGCGGCTTAAACTTTCTGGGTTACCAGAGCTCAAATATTTTTACATGGGGTCCTATACAGCAGAGTGGCCAATGCTTAAGGAATTGCTTGTGTACGGTTGTAAGAAGATAAATGTATATGCTTTAGAGGGAAAGAACCAACCTGCCctattttggtttgaaaagGTACGACTTATCCTGTTGTCCCTAAAAACTGTAACGTAgtcatttaagtttaatttgtttaagtgtTTTCTTTCCTCTTTAAATCAGTTCAGTGGAAATTTGTCatgtttgattgaaaaataatttatctttgttaattattaatagaGTGGCAATTTGTCATGTTTACAGTCAAACTgcaaattatatttgtttaaaacatatatataattaattgaaaatggatAAATGGGCAGAAGTGTCACCTTTCCTCTTTAAAAGTAGATAGGATCTTTTGcctcatattttttcatttcttagcTTTTCAAATTGTTAATTTCATATGCATATGATTTCATTTAAAGTAACTAATGAAACAGACTGCTGCTTGTTGGTCACTTGTATTTACTTGTTCATCCATTTTCAGGTCGTACCCAATTTGGAAATATTGGGTTTAAATGCCGATAACGAAACATCCTCATGTCTTGACCGTATTCCAGCTAGGAGCTTTGGGAAACTTAAATCTCTTGGGCTGCAAAGCTTGGATGATTATTCAGGAGGATTTCAGTTTAGTCTACTTCAAAAATTGCACAATTTGGAAACACTCTGTCTATATGACTGTACATTCCAAGAACTACCCCCATATGCAGGATGTACAAGGCAACAAAATTCTCAGAAAAAAACGTTTCTCCAAAATCTTCGAACTTTGATAGTACACGAATGTCATTGTTTAACATCTTTGATGTCATCCTCATACATTTGCTTCAAAAACATAAAGCATTTGGAAGTTGAACGTTGTAACGGATTGACAAATATACTAGCATGCTCAGTAGCGAGAACTCTTGTCCAAATCACAACCGTCAAAATCAAAGAATGTGAGTTGGTAACAGAGGTTATAGCAACTGAGTCTGGGATAGAGACAACAAAAGAGGAGATTGTTTTCAATCAACTGGAAACGTTGGTGCTTCATTGTTTGAAAAGCCTCACATCCTTTTGCTCTGCCAATTACGTTTTTCGATTCCCATGCTTAGAACAAGTGATTGTGAGTCAATGCCCCAATATGAAGACTTTTTCTCAAGGAGGTTTAAGCACACCAAAATTAAAGAAGGTGCAACTAACAGAGACAATCAATGCAGAACCTTTTTGGAAAGATGACCTTAATTCCACTATCCAACACATGTTTACAAATATGGTATTTATTCACAAATTCTTTTTACAGTTGTTCGAAATCTCAGGAAccttaatattaattcatatctttaagcttaaaatattttttttcttttacactTATGGTATCTTTTAGCACATGCTAACTCATTATTTTGTGTTTGGTAGCTGGGTTTCAGCAATGTAGAGAATCTAAAACTCTCTGAATTCCCCAAATTAGAAGAAAACATTTGGAAATCTAAAGTTTCGGACGGCTTATTCTATAACTTAAAGTCACTGGTATTGGACGCATTTTTGGAATCATCAAGTGCAATTCCATCTTGTGTGTTAAGCGgcttaaaaaatcttgaaatacTTGAAGTAAGAAGTCATGATTCGTTGACACGGCTGTTTGATACAGAAAGCTCGCTAAATGTTGATGGACATGGTTCAAAGAGAAGTCATCGAGATGTTTTaaacttgaagaatttgaagtcTCTTAAAGTGCACAATTGTAATGGATTGAGATATATATTTACACTGTCCGTCATCCTAGGCCTTGTTCAACTCCAAGATATAGAAGTTAAAAATTGTGCTTTGATGGAAGAAATCATCAGGAAAGAAGGAGAAAATGATGCagagattgataaaatttttatcccaCAACTCAACTCCATTAGTCTTGAGTCATTGCCGAACTTGACAAGATTCTGTTCAGGAATTAATAGTTTGGCTTGTCCATCCTTGAAACGTATTAGAGTAGCCGGATGTCCAGAGATTGAGACATTCGTTTTTGCTGATATGAAGCACCAATCAGACCATATTGCACCTCTCTTCTGCGAAAAGGTTTGATTAATTGAAACTCGTTCCCAGAATAACTTTTTTCGCATTTTATTATccattgtaattattatattatttctgtTATCTACGCTAATTAGAAATTCACTTGTTATGTATGCATAGTTGAAAGTGATatgttttttattctaatttatgttaatttgcaGGTTGCTTTTCCAAGGTTGGAGGAGATTCTGCTTGATAACTGTTGGAATATAAAAAGTGTGTTTCCAGTTTCCATAGCTACTAGTCTTTTGCAACTCAAACAACTCACGCTATGCTTTTgcggtttggaggaaattgttgGCAAGCAGGAAGTAGATGGGACTCCAAGATTTTTGTTTCCTCAATTAACGCGGCTTAAACTTTCTGGGTTACCAGAGCTCAAATATTTTTACATGGGGTCCTATACAGCAGAGTGGCCAATGCTTAAGGAATGGATTGTGTACGATTGTAAGAAGATAAATGTATATGCTTTAGAGGGAAAGAACCAACCTGCCctattttggtttgaaaagGTACGACTTATCCTGTTGTCCCTAAAAACTGTAACGTAgtcatttaagtttaatttgtttaagtgtTTTCTTTCCTCTTTAAATCAGTCCAgtggaaatttgtcatatttgattgaaaaataatttatctttgttaattattaatagaGTGGCAATTTGTCATGTTTACAGTCAAACTgcaaattatatttgtttaaaacatatatataattaattgaaaaaagatAAATGGGTAGAAGTGTCACCTTTCCTCTTTAAAAGTAGATAGGATCTTTTGcctcatattttttcatttcttagcTTTTCAAATTGTTAATTTCATACGCATATGATTTCATTTAAAGTAACTAATGAAACAGACTGCTGCTTGTTGGTCACTTGTATTTACTTGTTCATCCATTTTCAGGTCGTACCCAATTTGGAAATATTGGGTTTACATGCCGATAACGAAACATCCTCATGTCTTGACCGTATTCCAGCTAGGAGCTTTGGGAAACTTAAATCTCTTGGGCTGCAAAGCTTGGATGATTATTCAGGAGGATTTCAGTTTAGTCTACTTCAAAAATTGCACAATTTGGAAACGCTCTATCTATATGATTGTACATTCCAAGAACTACCCCCATATGAAGGATGTACAAGGAAACAAAATTCTCAGATGAAAACATTTCTCCAAAACCTTCGAAGTTTATGGATAGACAAATGTCATCGTTTAACATCTTTGATGTCATCCTCATACATTTGCTTCAAAAACATAAAGCATTTGGAAGTTGAACGTTGTAACGGATTGGCAAATATATTAGCATGTTCAGTAGCGAGAACTCTTGTCCAAATCACAACAGTCAAAATCAGAGAATGTGAGTTGGTAACAGAGGTTATAGCAACTGAGTCTGGGATAGAGACAACAAAAGAGGAGATTGTTTTCAACCAACTGGAAACGTTGGTGCTTCATTGTTTGAAAAGCCTTACATCCTTTTGCTCTGCCAATTACGTTTTTCGATTCTCATGCTTAGAACAAGTGATTGTGAGTCAATGCCCCAATATGAAGACTTTTTCTCAAGGAGGTTTAAGCACACCAAAATTAAAGAAGGTGCAACTAACAGAGACAATCAATGCAGAACCTTTTTGGAAAGATGACCTTAATTCCACTATCCAACATATGTTTACAAATATGGTATTTATTCACAAATTCTTTTCACAGTTGTTCGAAATCTCAGGAACCTTAATAGTAATTCATATCTTTAagcttaaaattttctttttcttttacacTTTGGTATCTTTTAGCACATGCTAACTCATTATTTTGTGTTTGGTAGCTCGGTTTCAGCAATGTAGAGAATCTAAAACTCTCTGATTTCCCCGAATTAGAAGAAAACATTTGGAAATCTAAAGTTCGGGACGGCTTATTCTATAACTTAAAGTCACTGGTATTGGACGCATTTTTGGAATCATCAAGTGCAATTCCATCTCGTGTGTTAAGCGgcttaaaaaatcttgaaatacTTGAAGTAAGAAGTCATGATTCGTTGACACGGCTGTTTGATACAGAAAGCCCGCTAAATGTTGATGGACATGGTTCAAAGAGAAGTCATCGAGATGTTTTaaacttgaagaatttgaagtcTCTTAAAGTGCACGATTGTAATGGATTGAGATATATATTTACACTGTCCGTCATCCTAGGCCTTGTTCAACTCCTAGATATAGAAGTTAAAAATTGTGCTTTGATGGAAGAAATCATCAGGAAAGAAGGAGAAAATGATGCAGAGATTGATAAAAGTTTTATCCCACAACTCAACTCCATTAGTCTTGAGTCATTGCCGAACTTGACAAGATTCTGTTCAGGAATTATTAGTTTGGCTTGTCCATCCTTGAAAAGTATTAGAGTAGCCAGATGTCCAGAGATTGAGACATTCGTTTTTGCTGATATGAAGCACCAATCAGACCATATTGCACCTCTCTTCTGCGAAAAGGTTTGATTAATTGAAACTTGTTCCCAGAATAACTTTTTTCGCATTTTATTATccattgtaattattatattatttctgtTATCTACACTAATTAGAAATTCACTTGTTATGTATGCATAGTTGAAAGTGATatgttttttattctaatttatgttaatttgtaGGTTGCTTTTCCAAGGTTGGAGGAGATTCTGCTTGATAACTGTCGGAATATAAAAAGTGTGTTTCCAGTTTCCATAGCTACTGGTCTTTTGCAACTCAAACAACTCACGCTACGCTATTgcggtttggaggaaattgttgGCAAGCAGGAAGTAGATAGGACTCCAAGATTTTTGTTTCCTCAATTAACGCGGCTTAAACTTTCTGGGTTACCAGAGCTCAAATATTTTTACATGGGGTCCTATACAGCAGAGTGGCCAATGCTTAAGGAATTGTTTGTGTACGGTTGTAAGAAGATAAAAGTATATGCTTTAGGGGGAGAGAGCCAACCTGCCctattttggtttgaaaagGTACGACTTATCCCGTTGCCCCTAAAAACTGTAACGTGGtcatttaagtttgatttgtttaagtGTTTTCTTTCCTCTTTAAATCAGTCCAGTGGAAATTTGTTAtgtttgattgaaaattaatttatctttgttaattattaatagaGTGGCAATTTGTCATGTTTACGgtcaaattgtaaattatatttatttaaaacatatatatagttaattgaaaaaaaataaatgggtAGAAGTATCACATTTCCTCTTCAAAAGTAGATAGGATCTTTTGCCTcgtattttttcatttcatagtTTTTCACATTGTTAATTTCATACGCTTTTGATTTCATTTAAAGTAACTAATGAAACAGACTACTGCTTGTTGGTTACTTTTATTTACTTGTTCATCCATTTTCAGGTCGTACCCAATTTGGAAAAATTGGGTTTAAATGCCGATAACGAAACATCCTCATGTCTTGACCGTATTCTAGCGAGGAGCTTTGGGAAACTTAAATTTCTTGGACTGCAAAGCTTGGATGATTATTCAGTAGGATTTCAGTTTGGTCTCCTTCAAAAATTGCACAATTTGGAAACACTCTATCTATATGATTGTGCATTCCAAGAACTACTCCCATATGAAGGATGTACAAGGAAACAAAATTCTCAGATGAAAACATTTCTCCAAAATCTTCAAAGTTTGTGGATAGATAGATGTCATCGTTTAACATCTTTGATGTCATCCTCATACATTTGCTTCAAAAACATAAAGCATTTGAAAGTTGTACGTTGTAACGGATTGACAAATATACTAGCATGCTCAGTAGCGAGAACTCTTGTCCAAATTACAACCGTCAAAATTAGAGAATGTGAGTTGGTAACAGAGGTTATAACAACTGAGTCTGGGATAGAGACAACAAAAGAGGAGATTGTTTTCAACCAATTGGAAAAGTTAGAGCTTCATTGTTTGAAAAGCCTCACATCCTTTTGCTCTGCGAATTATGCTTTTCGATTCCCATGCTTAGAACAAGTGATTGTGAGTCAATGCCccaatttgaagattttttctCATGGAGGTTTAAGCACACCAAACCTAAAGAAGGTACAACTAACAGAGATTATTGATGCAGAATATATCTGGAAGGGTGACCTTAATTCCACCATCCAACAAATGTGTAGGATTTGTAGGtcttaaacttttatttgaaGGGCATGATCGTAATTCAATAAAGCAATGCTGATATTTCATTTCCTTGTAGGGtcaaaaatagtcatttggtggCTTAGATATTTTTCtaaccttaggtattaaaaaatcaaagttgTTTGAGTAAGTGGATTTTGATATGTTAAGTGTATTGTTTAAAACATTTTGAGGGTAAATGAATCCTTTTGGCTTTAATGACAGTCTTGTAATATTGTGAATAAATCATGGGCATTCTCGATTATGACATTTTTAACCAGGCATATAAAAGTAAcgtttattttatgtattttgctTTTTGTGCATTCGATAAATTCTTCTCTTTTGAATTAAGTCATCTCTCTAGGTgttgttagggttttgtttgattttttttgtttgttgatgCTGATTTGTCTGGTGAGAAATATCTTACTTCTCTTTACCAATTCCTTCTTTACTTGAGTTAATGGTTTATTAATCTTATCAGTTTGGATAAACTattgtataaaactttgtacTTAGACATTATATTAGTAGATTGACTAAAGAAATATCTCTACCTTGGAtgtaagattttatttataaaatctaaaccaaataaatattgtcatgttattatcttattaaaGTTGTTTGATTCAACAAATCTTGCACTAAAATTTCAATAAGATAGAATTCTAccaattatttacttatttttctcTACTAGGGTTTGTTGTattacaagaaaattttatgtttttttatatcataaattgtaatatttctttatgatttaaataattttttgcatgATGTAATTACtagaaaatgaatttattgatCTTTAAAGAAACCAACAAACCATTTtggatattttctttttatggtATTATgtcatttcttattttcttttgctttaagAAAAgaacttatatattattatgattgaAACAATAGGTCAAACAAGGATTTATATTGAAAGATTTGATGGGGAATGTGACTTTAATATGTGAGGTAAAATTCATGCTAACTTAGTTCACCAAGAATAAGTTAGGGCTCTAAGTGGTAAAGAGACTCTTTCAAATGACATGTTTTCTTTTGAAAGGATTGGGAGACTTGAAATTGTCCGCTTAATATTTTCACACGCATgtaatcttttatattaattattaaattaatttaaaataaaacatgatgAGTAATTTGACATAAATATATCCACAAAGAtacaaaaattgtcaaaaatataaattaggtttacaagtgtgaagattgaaactcatattacacaaaaccaattggcttgtgttaaggtcaatccacacacttatataccactttcttatgttctatttattagatgtgagactctctctctttattctttatttgagtcttcgACACCCTCATTGAAtacattgtcacttgtatccaagaAACACTTAGACTGTTAATCCCCCCGTTTGACTCGTACTCTGATACCGTAtcagaaatataaattaagtttacaagtgtgaagattgaaactcatattacacaaaatcaattggcttgtgttaaagtctaatctacacacttatatactactttcttatgttctatttattagatgtgagactatttttctttattctttatttgagtctccaacaaaaataaacttaagtataaaaatttaattaaaaaataaataaaatcagacACTCATATTTGTGAAGAATTTTACAGCTGTCTGAATATGTAAACACATGCAAGAGGAATTGAAGGTCAAGCAAGAAGAAATGGAGAGTTCGCCTGTTATCTTATGTTACCCACACCACCTTTCTACACCAACTTCCTGATCAAAGAAagtaggattttttttttcttttttatagatTAAGGGTGAGGTTGAAAAatcttttatcataaaaaataggccataaagacttattcccacacaaggtttgACGAATTggcaaaatttcattttcaaaattttaaaaactcaaatattcatttataaattgatattgttaataatttttattaggagtaagagtaaaatagataatttgtgcaataataaaaatctaattttcaatgtatattattataatacaaatctcattacctttcaaaattttaaatttttatttctgaatcaaaatcaaatctccCACCAACTTTCTTACCAAATCCAAAGGCCTATTCTAACTCTCGTccatattaaaatcaattccGCTGCGTTAAAACACCACATTTCCCATCATCTCCGTTTGTttcaagagaaaataataaatctcGCATACACCTTTTCTTTCATTGAACGAAACACTATTCCAGAATGAGTGAAAGCCAGAGCCAGCAGCACAAGCGCAAATGTAACTTCGACTTCAAtctgaaaagttgaaaaatcagGATCGTTTATTGAAATAGAAGTTGATGCAGTCGAAGATAGAGGGTCGAGTCCCACTATGGAGGACGCTTCATAGCAGATGCCTACaccgatttttttttttttttcattatactGCATATAGTTTGGTTTTGTTGtgataagtaaatatataatgtttaaat carries:
- the LOC123202894 gene encoding uncharacterized protein LOC123202894; protein product: MAELATAAALETAAERVTETVCEFGCRQINYMFKYRSYMKKLKEQVKELEIRREDVKEDVEMAKRQGEQIYNEVTEWLKSVEEFMERVAKLVDDEDKAKKRCFKGFCPDLIKRYRLSKEAEEVAEAGARVLEKVKFSRISHPPLLRRTESIFVGKEYEHFDSRESNFQEIMDALKDSTVNMIGVHGMGGVGKTTLVKKVAWKAKEDKLFDEVVITEVTQTPDLKKIQADIAGQLGMIFRDQDSPFGRADQLRQGLKKSKRILVIVDNIWKKLDLMDVGIPLSYDNKGSMTEHRKESNDEQERCAILLTARTLAVLNQMKTQKNISVEPLATNDARSLFGKIVGDLSEKHSIAAEIVEKCAGLPLAITTIANALKGKSDYVWKDALHQLKSCNHRCVPEMDNTLYSTIELSYKLLNSEEAKRILLLCALYNDTHVAHFLLRGMGLGLFENVYSVNDGRNRIKSLIDYLRDSCLLLKGNDNEMVKMHDVVHTVVVSIAKEKYMFDIRDVEGIKEVLMNRMYKDSIAISLSNRDIHELPERLPERFKQLTGLKLLQLCNCPKLKVISPNVIASLYRLEELYIINSFDRWEVEGQNNASLAELKELPQLNTLCIHIPTVQMIQQDFIPVNLEKYKVHIGDVWDWSYEYETSRTLRLKFNGSSHMRYGIEILMEKAKYLYLDQLDGVKDILWELDREGFPELKHLSVRNGSEILYIVNSMECIHSDDAFPILESMFLINLGHMEKICCGLGSEKSFSQLRILKVADCDNLRYLFSSSMAKNILLLEEIDVTNCKMLKEIFGEDSEHHADENKKVCKIEFKQLHSVVLQGLPQLIRFGLEVVLPRLENLKLSSIKIENIWVNLLQATSSYIQCLKSLTVEECNGLKFLFSSSMVKSFVQLQRLVICNCKSMEAVIFESGELEGADKMIQLNFPKLFYLKLQGLPKLTRFGIENLVQFPTLTELHMEGCSSLKAFFPNSSSVEVSLENILTTNIEPLFDDKADLPGLEKLILLHMDNLQLIWHNQLRGDSFCKLKEVRVELCKNLVTIVPSSSTQGLLTFQNLETLTVENCWNIKSVFPVSIATSLLQLKQLTLCFCGLEEIVGKQEVDGTPRFLFPQLTRLKLSGLPELKYFYMGSYTAEWPMLKELLVYGCKKINVYALEGKNQPALFWFEKVVPNLEILGLNADNETSSCLDRIPARSFGKLKSLGLQSLDDYSGGFQFSLLQKLHNLETLCLYDCTFQELPPYAGCTRQQNSQKKTFLQNLRTLIVHECHCLTSLMSSSYICFKNIKHLEVERCNGLTNILACSVARTLVQITTVKIKECELVTEVIATESGIETTKEEIVFNQLETLVLHCLKSLTSFCSANYVFRFPCLEQVIVSQCPNMKTFSQGGLSTPKLKKVQLTETINAEPFWKDDLNSTIQHMFTNMLGFSNVENLKLSEFPKLEENIWKSKVSDGLFYNLKSLVLDAFLESSSAIPSCVLSGLKNLEILEVRSHDSLTRLFDTESSLNVDGHGSKRSHRDVLNLKNLKSLKVHNCNGLRYIFTLSVILGLVQLQDIEVKNCALMEEIIRKEGENDAEIDKIFIPQLNSISLESLPNLTRFCSGINSLACPSLKRIRVAGCPEIETFVFADMKHQSDHIAPLFCEKVAFPRLEEILLDNCWNIKSVFPVSIATSLLQLKQLTLCFCGLEEIVGKQEVDGTPRFLFPQLTRLKLSGLPELKYFYMGSYTAEWPMLKEWIVYDCKKINVYALEGKNQPALFWFEKVVPNLEILGLHADNETSSCLDRIPARSFGKLKSLGLQSLDDYSGGFQFSLLQKLHNLETLYLYDCTFQELPPYEGCTRKQNSQMKTFLQNLRSLWIDKCHRLTSLMSSSYICFKNIKHLEVERCNGLANILACSVARTLVQITTVKIRECELVTEVIATESGIETTKEEIVFNQLETLVLHCLKSLTSFCSANYVFRFSCLEQVIVSQCPNMKTFSQGGLSTPKLKKVQLTETINAEPFWKDDLNSTIQHMFTNMLGFSNVENLKLSDFPELEENIWKSKVRDGLFYNLKSLVLDAFLESSSAIPSRVLSGLKNLEILEVRSHDSLTRLFDTESPLNVDGHGSKRSHRDVLNLKNLKSLKVHDCNGLRYIFTLSVILGLVQLLDIEVKNCALMEEIIRKEGENDAEIDKSFIPQLNSISLESLPNLTRFCSGIISLACPSLKSIRVARCPEIETFVFADMKHQSDHIAPLFCEKVAFPRLEEILLDNCRNIKSVFPVSIATGLLQLKQLTLRYCGLEEIVGKQEVDRTPRFLFPQLTRLKLSGLPELKYFYMGSYTAEWPMLKELFVYGCKKIKVYALGGESQPALFWFEKVVPNLEKLGLNADNETSSCLDRILARSFGKLKFLGLQSLDDYSVGFQFGLLQKLHNLETLYLYDCAFQELLPYEGCTRKQNSQMKTFLQNLQSLWIDRCHRLTSLMSSSYICFKNIKHLKVVRCNGLTNILACSVARTLVQITTVKIRECELVTEVITTESGIETTKEEIVFNQLEKLELHCLKSLTSFCSANYAFRFPCLEQVIVSQCPNLKIFSHGGLSTPNLKKVQLTEIIDAEYIWKGDLNSTIQQMCRICRS